TTGGGAATGAATATTCCTCGTGGTTCGACCTACAATTCACCCAACGCGTTTATGACCACAACGGAAAAACGGCCCATGCGGTGGTGCTGTTCGATGGCAATGTGGGTGAGCAATATGGCGATGCCTGGTTTGATAAAGATGCAGAAAGCCGACTGCAATTTTCTGATATTTACCTGACCACCAAAGGGTTTCTTCCCTTTGCGCCGGAAGCGGACTTTTGGGTCGGCAAACACAACTTACCGAAATATGAAATCCAGATGCTGGACTGGAAAAGTCACCTCACCGAGAGCGGTGCGGGTGTGGGTATCGAAAACTGGCAGCTCGGTCCAGGGCAGATCAATGCCGCGCTGGTGCGTCAGGATTTGAATGCCCATGCGGTGAGCTATCCTGCCGCCAGCGAGGCGCTGCAGGTGAATACCAATACGCTCGATGTGCGCTACAACAATATCCCCCTGTGGGATAACGCGACGCTTGCCCTGCTTGGCCGTTATTCGGTGGCGAATAAATCCGACACCTATAAAAGCCGTGAGGATAACGGCAGTTACTACAGCATTAAAGACGCGTGGCTGGCCGGTGTGGTTGTTCGTCAGACGCTTAGCGCGGGCGGATTTGAGGAGTTTACCGTACAGGCGGCGGATAACTCGCTCGCCAGCGGCTTTGCTCAGCCATTTGGCCCCAGCCCAACGTATGGTTATGGCGACAACTACTACGGCGAGCACAGCTATGGCAAAGCGTTTCGTCTGATCTCTCAGGGCGAAGCGTACCCGTTCTCACAAGTGGTAATGGCGCATGCGCTGATCTACTCAGCAGGTAACAATATTTACAGTTACGATACCGGCGCGCATACGGACTATCACAGCTTCCGTGCGGTGGTGCGCCCGGCGTGGATTTGGGACAGCTACAATCAGACCGGGGTTGAGCTGGGATGGTTTACGCAGACCAACAAACAGCAGGGCGTGAATTACCATGAACAGGGTTATAAAACCACGCTCTACCACGCGCTGAAAGTCGACACCAGCCTGCTGGCCTCGCGACCGGAGATCCGTTTTTATACGACGTATCTGCGCGCACAGGATAACGGCATCAGCCATTTCCAGTTTGGCGACCAGAAAAAAGATCAGTTAGCGGTGGGCGTTCAGGCCGAAGTGTGGTGGTAACAGCTCGAAGTTGCGGCGCAAAGGTGCGCCGCAACGCGTGGGTTAAATATCCAGAAAGCTCCCCAGCCGGTAGCCGCGCTCGGCAATTGCATATTTCAACGACACCGAGGTCAGTGCTTCCAGTTCCGTTAAGCGCGGGTAACAGTAGCTGCTCTGGCGCACGGTGTTATCGATAAACGCCGGGTGGCACATGATCTCCAGCGAGCTTTCTCTGCGTACAGTCGAAGCATCCAGCGCCTGTAAAAAGAGCGCTTCGGAAATCGCTTCGCCGTAAAACTCACTGCTAAAACCCTGGGTTGTGCGCAGGGTATCAGGTAGCGCGAAGTCGGGTGGTAAAGCGGGACGATCGATGCGCAGCGCCACGTCGCGCTCTGCGGCGAACTCTGCCACGATGGGCAGGATCTGCGGGATCATATGCACATGGTGATGGCTGTCCAGATGCGTCGGTTCCCGGCCAAACAGGGAAATAAACCGTTGATACTGTGCTTCCAGTTCACCGGCTATCTCTTCCAGCGGCAGCGCATCTTCCTGCGCCATTTGCCAGATCCATTTCCCCAATTGGCCGTTACGCGCAAGGCCGGGCATCGGCGTCAGCGGTTTGCCTAACGTTAGCGCAAAGTGCATGCCGACACCGAGCAAGGGTTCGCGCTGACTCAGCCCGGCGGCATGCTCCACCGCATCGCCGTTGACCAGTGCAGTCGTTGAAGTGACAACACCATGGCGAAAGCTGTCGATAATGCCGTAGTTCTGCCCTTTGCTGAGGCCAAAATCATCCGCGTTAACAATCAGTAAGCATTCCATAGCCCGTCCCGGTTAGTGATGTTCAGCTTTCAGTTGCGCAAGGGTAGTGGCAAAGTTTGGCAGCCACTTTTCGTGAGCGAGCAGCATTTCACGCGCCAGAATTTCCGCGTCGCGATCGGAGTGGATCAGCGGGCTAAGGTTCAGCGCCAGCAAGACATCGTTCAGTTCGCCGCTGAGTGCCGCTTTGCTGGCTGCCACTTCAAAGCCTTTAATGGTGTAGATAAGCCCCAACACTTTCTCATCAAAGTGGGTGACGCGCGGGTGCGGTGTCGCGCCGTTGCGCCCCAGCGTACAGGTCATCTCAACCGCCCAGTCCGCCGGGATATTATCGATATGTCCGTGATGCGGAATATTTACATAGTGCTCGGTTTGCTTATCGTTATAGATAGCGTTAATAACTTCGCAGGCCGCATCGGAATAGTAGGCACCGCCGCGCTGCTCAAGCTCTTTCGGTTTCACCTTCAGTTCTGGATCTTTGTACAGCTCAAACAGCTGTTTTTCGACTTTCTGTACCACCTGCGCCCGCGCGCCGCCTTTGTAGTACTCGCCCATTTCAATTGCCAGCATCTCTTTTTGCTTAACGTAATAGAGCAGATAAGAGCAGGGCAGCAGATTGAGCGAGCGGATCAACCCTTCGCTAAAGGGCAGGTCGAAAATGTTTTTCACCGAGGAGGCTTTCAACCTGCCGGAGGCCACGCCATCGAGCAACTCCGCAAAACGCGACTCACCATTAACCAGCACATCTTTAATAAATACCATGTGGTTAAGGCCAAACAGATCCATGGCAACATCATCGCTGCTGCTAAGGTTCAGCACGTCATGAATAAACATCTTCATGCCGACAGGAATATTGCACACGCCGATAAACTTTTTAAAACCGGTGTGGCGATACACTGCTTCTGTCACCATTCCCGCCGGGTTGGTGAAATTAATCACCCATGCATCCGGGCAGATTTCCTCGACATCTTTGATGATGTCGAAGATAACCGGAATGGTGCGCAAGCCTTTAAACAGCCCGCCTGCACCGTTGGTTTCCTGGCCCAGATAACCGTGACTCAGCGGAATGCGCTCATCCAGTTCGCGGGCTTTCAACTGGCCCACGCGCAACTGTGTGGTGACAAAGTTTGCTTCGTGCAGCGCTTCGCGACGATCCAGCGTCTTGAAGAGTTTTAGCGGGATACCGGCTTTATCAATCATGCGCTGGCAAAGATCGAAAATAATATCCAGCTTCTCTTTTCCGTCCTCAACATCGACCAGCCATAATTCGGTGACCGGCAGTTCGTGATAGCGCTTAATAAACCCTTCCAGTAATTCCGGGGTGTAGCTGCTACCGCCGCCAATGGTGACGACTTTTAATTTCTGCTTCATGATTTCTCCCTTCGTGTCAGACACGGTGGTGTAAAACGTTCAGCCCGCTCGCCGTTACTGGTTGATTTCCGTTAACCTTTTTCGGTAACTATTGGGGGTGAATGAGGTCATTTTCTTGAATGTTTTAATAAACAGGCTTGGGCTGCTGTAACCCGATTCATAAGCGATATCGGTGACCGAATAGTTGGTCATTTCCAGTTGCTTCTTGGCGAAATCAATGCGGATTTCATTAATGATCTGCATTGGCGTTTTGCGGTAGTAGCGCCGCGTGGCGCGGGTCAGATACTCCTGCGATTTCGCCGCCAGTTGCACCATATTTTCCATCGCGTTTTCGCCAAACTGCGTCTTATCGTGCATTGACTCAATGGTGGTTTTTAACCACTGCGGTGTGTCATCCACCACCTGCTCTTCGCGGTAGTGGCGCAGGCGGTTAATGACATAAAAGGTTACCGCTTCGATAAACTCGTCCAGCCCGGTTTCGCGGAAATTGAGTGAGGCGATAACGGTTTCCACGTAGCTCAGAAAAGCGCTGCTGGCGCGGTAGGCCTGCGAGGCGACAAAACAAAATGGCAGCAGGGCGAGATAATGCTGTTCAAAAAAGCGTTTACTGATCCCCACATTGAGGATCCGCGTCGCGCCAAATTCATAAAAACTTTGGTGGTGCGAACCCAGCGGGATAAAAACGAAATCACCGCGCTCAAGCAGCACGCGCTTACCGTTAATCTCCTGGTAATAGCGGCCGGTTAATACCAGCGTGAACTCGTAGTAGTCGTGCTGATGCAGCCCGCTGGCGCTCTCCGTCTTGTTGTAGATAAACACATGGAAATTTTTACCGTTAAACAACTGCTGTTCATGAACGGTTTTGATCCCCAGCGTGTTGATCGAAGGCTGCATCTTTAACTCCTTGTTATTTCAATTTTTCGTGAAGCTCAATAAGTTCCGTTATCAGCTCGCGCGCCAGCATGGACGTCATCAGATGATCCTGCGCATGCACCAGCACCAGGCTCACTTTCATCCGGCCTTCGCCCTGATCGCCCTCAATCAGTTTAGTCTGCACCAGGTGCGCCTCGTTGAGCGCCAGCTTTGATTGCTCCATCAGCGCTTTTGCGCCGTCAAAATCACCCTGTTTCGCTTGCTTCAGCGCGGTGTACGCCAGGCTGCGCGCGTGACCCGCGTTGATGATTAAGCCCATCACCACTTCTTCCAGCTCATCGGCCGGGGTGGTGCTCTCCTGCACGGTGTCGAGATCGAACATATGTGCTCCTCGCGTGGTTTCCGGCGGGACAAGACCCGCCGGGTTCGGTCAGAATTTCAGTGCATTAGCGATATCTTCTTCGCTCTCTTCCTGCTCAATGGCGTTCTGCGCTTTGTTGGCAACCATCACGAACGGCAGGTAAACCAGCGTGGCAATACCTAAGTTGAACAGCGCGAGCAACAGCGCGGCGATGCTGCCGTTGGTGTTAAAGAAGGCGCCCAGTCCGGTTGGCATTGTCCACGGTGCAATGTTGGTGATCGGTGGAATAAAGCCGGTGTAGTAGGCCAGCAGCGTAATAGCGGCAAGTATCGGCTGCACCAGAATGAAGGGGATAAACATCACCGGGTTCATGATGATCGGCAGGCCGAACAAAATCGGTTCGTTAATCTGGAACAGACCGGAAGGCAGACCCAGCTTCGCCACCTGGCGGTAATCCGCACGGCGTGAAGCGA
This genomic interval from Kosakonia sacchari SP1 contains the following:
- the chbR gene encoding transcriptional regulator ChbR, with protein sequence MQPSINTLGIKTVHEQQLFNGKNFHVFIYNKTESASGLHQHDYYEFTLVLTGRYYQEINGKRVLLERGDFVFIPLGSHHQSFYEFGATRILNVGISKRFFEQHYLALLPFCFVASQAYRASSAFLSYVETVIASLNFRETGLDEFIEAVTFYVINRLRHYREEQVVDDTPQWLKTTIESMHDKTQFGENAMENMVQLAAKSQEYLTRATRRYYRKTPMQIINEIRIDFAKKQLEMTNYSVTDIAYESGYSSPSLFIKTFKKMTSFTPNSYRKRLTEINQ
- a CDS encoding 6-phospho-beta-glucosidase produces the protein MKQKLKVVTIGGGSSYTPELLEGFIKRYHELPVTELWLVDVEDGKEKLDIIFDLCQRMIDKAGIPLKLFKTLDRREALHEANFVTTQLRVGQLKARELDERIPLSHGYLGQETNGAGGLFKGLRTIPVIFDIIKDVEEICPDAWVINFTNPAGMVTEAVYRHTGFKKFIGVCNIPVGMKMFIHDVLNLSSSDDVAMDLFGLNHMVFIKDVLVNGESRFAELLDGVASGRLKASSVKNIFDLPFSEGLIRSLNLLPCSYLLYYVKQKEMLAIEMGEYYKGGARAQVVQKVEKQLFELYKDPELKVKPKELEQRGGAYYSDAACEVINAIYNDKQTEHYVNIPHHGHIDNIPADWAVEMTCTLGRNGATPHPRVTHFDEKVLGLIYTIKGFEVAASKAALSGELNDVLLALNLSPLIHSDRDAEILAREMLLAHEKWLPNFATTLAQLKAEHH
- a CDS encoding carbohydrate porin, whose amino-acid sequence is MKKTLLVLFISAVCGNAWSQNLTVEQRLAQLEKQLQENANELAQTKAELKQYQETESENKGDKPVMTVVNKHITNNAAAEKTAPTLKEISDFVKDDIGFSYSGYLRSGWGAASHGSPQPYAVGSVGRFGNEYSSWFDLQFTQRVYDHNGKTAHAVVLFDGNVGEQYGDAWFDKDAESRLQFSDIYLTTKGFLPFAPEADFWVGKHNLPKYEIQMLDWKSHLTESGAGVGIENWQLGPGQINAALVRQDLNAHAVSYPAASEALQVNTNTLDVRYNNIPLWDNATLALLGRYSVANKSDTYKSREDNGSYYSIKDAWLAGVVVRQTLSAGGFEEFTVQAADNSLASGFAQPFGPSPTYGYGDNYYGEHSYGKAFRLISQGEAYPFSQVVMAHALIYSAGNNIYSYDTGAHTDYHSFRAVVRPAWIWDSYNQTGVELGWFTQTNKQQGVNYHEQGYKTTLYHALKVDTSLLASRPEIRFYTTYLRAQDNGISHFQFGDQKKDQLAVGVQAEVWW
- the chbA gene encoding PTS N,N'-diacetylchitobiose transporter subunit IIA, producing MFDLDTVQESTTPADELEEVVMGLIINAGHARSLAYTALKQAKQGDFDGAKALMEQSKLALNEAHLVQTKLIEGDQGEGRMKVSLVLVHAQDHLMTSMLARELITELIELHEKLK
- the chbG gene encoding chitin disaccharide deacetylase, yielding MECLLIVNADDFGLSKGQNYGIIDSFRHGVVTSTTALVNGDAVEHAAGLSQREPLLGVGMHFALTLGKPLTPMPGLARNGQLGKWIWQMAQEDALPLEEIAGELEAQYQRFISLFGREPTHLDSHHHVHMIPQILPIVAEFAAERDVALRIDRPALPPDFALPDTLRTTQGFSSEFYGEAISEALFLQALDASTVRRESSLEIMCHPAFIDNTVRQSSYCYPRLTELEALTSVSLKYAIAERGYRLGSFLDI